The Patescibacteria group bacterium genome includes a region encoding these proteins:
- a CDS encoding HEPN domain-containing protein has protein sequence MIKYDDLKLIAETRLKEAKALKKSRLYDGAAYICGYVVETALKARICKNLKVKEYPDDGKEKQIFSSHDFDRLLLLSGLQNSISLANRRNKKLFENWSLLTKWKPERRYTLGEYGKKDVEELLVALEVGKFGFFSWIKKRW, from the coding sequence ATGATAAAGTACGACGATCTAAAACTTATTGCTGAAACACGGCTGAAGGAAGCTAAGGCGCTGAAGAAAAGTCGCCTTTACGACGGCGCTGCTTATATTTGTGGTTATGTTGTAGAGACTGCACTGAAAGCAAGAATTTGTAAAAATCTCAAGGTTAAGGAATATCCCGATGATGGTAAAGAGAAACAGATATTTTCTTCGCATGATTTTGATAGATTATTACTCCTGTCTGGTTTACAAAACAGTATTAGCCTTGCAAATCGACGAAACAAAAAACTATTTGAGAATTGGTCACTTCTTACAAAATGGAAACCTGAGCGAAGATACACATTAGGTGAATACGGTAAAAAGGACGTGGAAGAATTGCTAGTTGCTTTAGAAGTTGGGAAGTTTGGATTTTTTTCATGGATAAAGAAACGATGGTAG
- a CDS encoding NAD(P)-dependent oxidoreductase, with amino-acid sequence MNNPLKNKFNKVVVLDTVIFYPEHEAILKELVKNPKIERVPLEYNQKEKNWELPENYRMPEDATIIIWPSSLPESFDGITPEIHEKLKTAYCYVEEGLRDNIPAQNLLNRIGDADCVITCWTAIPDVVLEKIKPKAIITWTHEYEHRLNVTKAHEKGIYTASVDDYGTDAVAELELNMLLELIERNKKTDQKAKTEEDYTIGVLLELFRHYRKTYINEKNTRKGKFSHQFHKIGRSLKHYGDFTGKSLDDVVPPKLLEGKNIGFFAPEKNLNHLIEVLQNGFGVNVAVYKNMDSHFAGFYKLLSLNDIVIFDSKKIDTITLDKIKVIKKGLAIDLQSLSHFNETLKNKILGVIGLGRIGNNVARIAAIWGMKVCYSGTDKNNKYEHLDLDDLIKNSDIISLNVKAHKAKNLLSRDKIQIIKTGSYFINTSDGNALDQSALTERMLSNEVYCGLDVYPGLPTTKTMCLDNYINGKLQNQLANHVLTYRAGWGTQESIKVKTYKLLGHMIRVLSESQ; translated from the coding sequence GTGAACAATCCACTAAAAAATAAATTCAACAAAGTTGTCGTGTTGGATACTGTCATTTTCTATCCTGAGCATGAAGCTATTCTCAAAGAATTAGTAAAAAACCCCAAAATTGAAAGGGTACCTTTGGAGTACAACCAAAAAGAGAAAAACTGGGAATTGCCTGAAAATTACAGAATGCCTGAAGATGCAACGATTATTATTTGGCCATCCTCTCTTCCTGAAAGTTTTGATGGTATAACGCCAGAAATTCATGAAAAGCTAAAAACTGCATATTGTTACGTCGAAGAAGGATTGCGCGACAATATCCCCGCCCAAAATTTATTAAATAGAATTGGAGACGCTGATTGTGTTATTACATGTTGGACTGCAATTCCAGATGTAGTCTTGGAAAAAATAAAACCCAAGGCGATTATTACCTGGACTCATGAGTACGAACACAGACTCAACGTTACTAAAGCTCACGAAAAAGGTATTTATACTGCTTCTGTTGATGATTATGGAACCGATGCTGTAGCAGAGCTAGAATTAAATATGTTGTTAGAATTAATTGAACGAAACAAGAAAACAGACCAAAAAGCAAAAACAGAGGAAGACTATACGATCGGCGTCTTGTTAGAACTTTTTCGACACTACAGAAAGACATATATCAATGAAAAAAATACCAGGAAAGGAAAATTCTCTCATCAGTTCCACAAAATCGGCCGGTCTCTTAAACACTACGGAGATTTTACTGGAAAATCACTAGATGATGTGGTACCTCCAAAATTACTAGAGGGCAAGAATATTGGCTTTTTCGCTCCTGAAAAAAATTTAAATCACCTTATAGAAGTTCTACAGAACGGATTTGGTGTGAATGTTGCTGTCTATAAGAATATGGATTCGCATTTTGCTGGATTTTATAAACTCTTATCCCTCAACGATATAGTCATATTTGATTCAAAGAAAATTGATACCATAACCCTTGATAAGATAAAAGTAATAAAAAAGGGGCTTGCAATAGACCTTCAATCATTATCCCATTTTAACGAAACGTTGAAAAATAAGATTCTTGGTGTTATCGGGCTAGGAAGAATTGGCAATAATGTCGCTAGAATTGCGGCTATTTGGGGGATGAAGGTTTGTTATAGTGGGACAGACAAAAACAACAAATATGAGCATCTTGATTTAGATGATCTTATAAAGAACTCAGATATTATTTCCTTGAATGTAAAGGCTCACAAGGCGAAAAATCTGCTATCGAGAGACAAAATCCAAATAATTAAGACTGGTTCATACTTTATTAACACAAGCGACGGCAATGCTCTGGATCAATCAGCATTAACAGAACGAATGCTAAGTAATGAGGTATACTGTGGGCTTGATGTTTACCCGGGTCTACCAACGACAAAAACAATGTGTCTTGATAATTATATTAATGGTAAATTACAAAACCAATTAGCAAACCATGTTTTGACCTACAGAGCAGGCTGGGGAACACAAGAATCAATCAAAGTAAAAACGTACAAACTTCTTGGACACATGATTAGGGTTTTATCTGAATCTCAATGA
- a CDS encoding tyrosine-type recombinase/integrase has product MQIQLEQTEKELKMRNFSPKTITIYLCGLRRYFEYKVVDIRAYDENSIKSFLAHLASRGSSPQTRNTFLSAIKFYYRDVMKTTPRFEIRSAKKNRYLPVVLSRSEIDVILNSTSNTKHRLLLALAYGAGLRVSEVVALRIYDIDLNELTIHIKQAKGNKDRISVCPSTLVAGMRELIADRDGSEYVFRSEQGGGLTTRTAQKTFDHALEKSGVSKPATFHSLRHSFATHLLENGVDTRYVQELLGHQNIRTTQLYTQVTNPMLKKIKSPLG; this is encoded by the coding sequence ATGCAAATTCAGCTCGAACAAACGGAAAAAGAGTTAAAAATGCGCAACTTTAGCCCCAAAACGATAACGATCTACTTGTGTGGGCTAAGGAGATATTTTGAATACAAGGTAGTGGATATTAGAGCTTATGATGAAAACAGCATAAAAAGCTTTCTCGCGCATCTGGCCAGCCGGGGGTCGTCTCCCCAGACCAGGAATACGTTTCTAAGTGCGATAAAGTTCTACTACCGGGATGTTATGAAAACCACCCCCAGGTTTGAGATACGATCGGCGAAGAAAAACCGGTACCTGCCGGTCGTCCTCTCTCGATCGGAGATTGATGTTATATTGAACTCAACATCAAACACTAAACACCGTCTGCTTTTGGCTCTGGCCTATGGAGCCGGCCTGCGGGTCAGTGAGGTGGTCGCGTTGCGGATTTACGACATTGATCTCAATGAACTGACGATCCATATTAAGCAAGCCAAGGGCAACAAGGATCGGATCAGTGTATGTCCTAGTACGCTGGTGGCGGGTATGCGCGAGCTTATAGCCGATCGGGACGGCTCCGAATATGTTTTTAGAAGTGAACAGGGTGGCGGATTAACTACCAGGACAGCGCAAAAGACTTTTGATCACGCTCTAGAGAAATCAGGCGTAAGTAAGCCGGCAACGTTTCACAGTCTGCGGCATAGTTTCGCTACCCACCTGTTGGAAAACGGAGTGGACACGCGTTATGTCCAAGAATTACTCGGGCACCAAAACATTCGAACCACCCAGCTATATACCCAAGTGACTAATCCGATGTTGAAAAAAATCAAAAGCCCGCTCGGTTAA
- a CDS encoding PBP1A family penicillin-binding protein: protein MPIPQLSHRYAMSWRHHSSPAERPASESSTPKPKSTRRRWLRRLLVVAVILIGIGLIGAVGAFAWYSRDLPNPDKLLTRNLAQSTRIYDRTGQTVLYEIHGDEKRTQINLEDIPDNLKNATITTEDRNFYKHGGISWTGIIRSVVRDVFSGKKSQGGSTITQQFIKNAILTSEKSYTRKIKEVVLAYQIEKRFSKDQILKMYFNEIPYGSVAYGVESAAQTYFGKNARDLTLAESAVLAALPQSPTYYSPYGSHVDELIGRQKYILDQMAELGYITQDQAAEAKNAPITFRTQQASIAAPHFVMYVKELLTQKYGEKMVEQGGLKVITTLDIDKQKVAEEEITKGMDKVKKYGGSNAALVSADTKTGQILAMVGSADYFDTANDGNVNVAIRDRQPGSSFKPVAYLTAFTRGYTPETMLFDVKTNFGGDPAYIPSNYDGKEHGPVSMRQALAGSLNIPAVKTLYLAGINNTLDMAHQLGYTTLNDRERYGLSLVLGGGEVKLLDHVGAYATFAREGVRHPMTAVLSVEDKDGKMLEQFKPEENQVYDEQSGRKLNSVLSDNAARSFIFGGRNSLTLSDRQVAAKTGTTNDYRDAWTLGYTPSIVTGVWAGNNDNTVMKKGADGSVVAAPIWHGYMERVLKGTIAETFKTPTADPIKKTMLGGQIDQVTTYKVDKITKRIVPDSCLKQYPADYIATRTFKEAHTILYYVDKDKPRGDVPKNPAADPQFQTWEAGVQAWANGQPDYITAQHALPYESCDLRKGGTPQPLGVTLTAPANNARVTTSPLTITVQIGADVSVDTVTIFIDDTQITSLTAAPYTYNYDISGKPNGFYTIRASVKDKNGTVTDQTATINLLLSSDSSSYSFSTPTNNQSVSVSGFPLTISGSAASPKGIKELKLYAQQSGSEAVLIQSGIVVTNGTFSTTWPTAAAAGSYRLYLVATLNDDTSEESDSIQITLTP, encoded by the coding sequence ATGCCCATTCCCCAGCTTAGCCATCGCTACGCCATGTCCTGGCGCCACCATTCCAGCCCGGCCGAACGTCCGGCTTCGGAATCGAGTACGCCCAAACCCAAATCCACCCGCCGACGCTGGCTGCGGCGGTTATTGGTCGTAGCCGTAATACTAATTGGCATCGGATTAATCGGGGCGGTCGGTGCCTTTGCGTGGTACAGCCGCGATCTACCCAATCCGGACAAGTTGCTGACCCGCAACCTCGCCCAAAGCACACGCATCTACGATCGCACCGGCCAGACCGTGCTATACGAAATACATGGCGATGAAAAAAGAACCCAAATAAACCTAGAAGACATACCGGATAATCTTAAGAACGCCACCATCACCACCGAGGACCGAAACTTTTACAAGCACGGCGGGATCAGCTGGACCGGCATTATTCGGTCGGTTGTCAGAGACGTATTCTCGGGCAAGAAGTCGCAGGGCGGCTCGACCATCACCCAGCAATTTATTAAAAATGCGATTCTGACATCGGAAAAAAGTTATACTCGAAAAATCAAAGAGGTGGTGCTGGCTTACCAGATTGAAAAACGGTTTTCCAAAGATCAGATATTGAAAATGTATTTCAATGAGATACCTTACGGCTCAGTGGCGTATGGCGTCGAATCGGCCGCGCAGACCTATTTCGGGAAAAACGCCAGAGATCTAACGCTGGCTGAATCAGCCGTCCTGGCCGCCCTGCCGCAATCGCCTACTTACTATTCACCTTACGGCAGCCACGTTGATGAATTGATAGGCCGACAAAAGTACATCCTTGACCAAATGGCCGAGCTGGGTTACATCACCCAGGACCAAGCCGCTGAGGCCAAGAATGCCCCTATTACGTTTCGAACCCAGCAGGCTTCGATCGCGGCGCCACACTTTGTCATGTACGTGAAAGAATTATTGACCCAGAAGTATGGTGAAAAAATGGTCGAACAGGGCGGCCTCAAGGTAATCACCACCCTAGACATCGACAAACAGAAGGTGGCCGAGGAAGAAATCACCAAGGGCATGGACAAGGTCAAAAAATACGGCGGCTCCAACGCAGCCCTGGTTTCGGCCGATACCAAGACCGGGCAGATACTGGCCATGGTCGGTTCGGCTGATTATTTTGACACCGCCAACGATGGCAATGTGAATGTGGCGATCCGCGACCGCCAGCCCGGTTCATCTTTTAAACCGGTGGCCTACCTAACTGCCTTTACCCGCGGATATACCCCCGAGACTATGTTGTTTGACGTCAAAACTAATTTCGGCGGCGATCCGGCTTATATCCCCAGCAACTATGACGGCAAGGAGCACGGCCCGGTTTCTATGCGCCAGGCGCTGGCTGGATCGTTGAATATACCCGCCGTGAAGACGCTCTATCTGGCTGGCATTAACAATACCCTGGACATGGCGCACCAGCTGGGCTACACCACCCTGAATGACCGCGAGCGCTACGGCTTGTCTCTGGTGCTGGGCGGCGGTGAAGTGAAACTGCTGGATCACGTTGGCGCCTATGCCACATTCGCCCGCGAAGGCGTGCGCCACCCGATGACGGCCGTGTTGAGCGTAGAAGATAAAGACGGCAAGATGCTCGAGCAATTCAAACCCGAGGAAAACCAGGTATACGACGAACAATCCGGGCGTAAATTAAATAGCGTGTTGTCTGACAATGCGGCGCGGTCATTTATCTTCGGCGGTCGCAATTCGCTCACCCTGTCCGATCGGCAAGTGGCCGCCAAAACCGGCACCACTAACGACTATCGCGACGCCTGGACACTGGGCTATACGCCATCGATCGTGACGGGCGTGTGGGCAGGCAATAACGACAACACCGTCATGAAGAAGGGTGCCGACGGTTCGGTAGTAGCGGCCCCGATCTGGCACGGATATATGGAACGGGTTCTCAAGGGCACCATCGCCGAGACTTTCAAAACGCCTACTGCCGATCCGATCAAAAAAACCATGCTGGGCGGACAGATCGACCAGGTGACCACTTACAAAGTCGACAAAATCACCAAGCGCATTGTTCCTGATTCATGTCTCAAGCAGTATCCGGCGGATTATATTGCCACCCGGACATTCAAGGAAGCGCATACAATTTTGTACTATGTCGATAAGGACAAACCGCGCGGCGACGTGCCAAAGAACCCGGCGGCCGATCCGCAGTTTCAAACCTGGGAAGCCGGCGTGCAAGCGTGGGCGAACGGCCAACCCGACTATATTACCGCCCAGCACGCGCTGCCGTACGAAAGTTGCGACCTGCGTAAAGGCGGCACACCGCAACCCCTGGGCGTCACCCTGACCGCACCGGCCAACAATGCCCGAGTTACTACCTCGCCGCTCACCATCACGGTTCAAATCGGCGCCGATGTATCGGTTGATACCGTCACCATATTCATTGACGATACCCAGATCACCAGCCTGACCGCCGCGCCCTACACATATAATTACGACATTAGCGGCAAGCCGAACGGCTTCTACACCATCCGCGCGTCGGTCAAGGACAAAAACGGCACCGTCACCGATCAGACGGCCACTATCAATCTGCTGCTGTCGAGCGATAGTTCCAGCTACTCTTTTTCAACGCCGACTAACAATCAATCGGTTTCGGTTAGTGGCTTCCCCCTAACTATTTCCGGCAGCGCGGCCAGCCCTAAGGGTATCAAAGAATTAAAACTCTACGCCCAGCAGTCGGGTAGCGAGGCGGTTTTAATTCAATCCGGCATCGTCGTAACCAATGGAACATTTTCCACCACCTGGCCAACCGCGGCCGCGGCCGGATCTTACCGGTTATACTTAGTGGCGACACTGAACGACGACACCAGCGAGGAAAGCGACTCGATACAAATTACATTAACACCGTAA
- the tyrS gene encoding tyrosine--tRNA ligase: protein MTKPKDSVIRDLLSRGVENVIDATSLRYKLQSGRPLRIKHGVDPTTKDLHLGYGVVYQKLRAFQELGHTVIFLVGDFTGRFGDPTDKVQTRLLRGQADVEVAAQSYIKQIGRVLDMSKTEIRRNSEWYDKMSAEELLRLQSKFTVARLLERDMFQRRIKENKEIGYHEPVYPILQAYDSVMLQSDVTVIGTDQTFNELQARTLQRDAGQEPQDIIAMKLLVGTDGHRKMSQSLGNYIGLTEAPAEMYGKVMSIPDEIIPHYFELATRMPLSKIELIKKQLKAGVNPRDLKAKLASEIVALYYDAKAAKEAALEFDHVFKDRQAPTEVPAITVKVKKISLPDLLVQAKTAASKGEARRLLKQRGVKADGVVLTDWKNPWPVKTGTVFQVGKRRFFKIG, encoded by the coding sequence ATGACGAAACCCAAAGACTCAGTAATTAGAGACCTGCTAAGCCGGGGCGTGGAGAACGTGATCGACGCCACCAGCCTGCGTTACAAACTCCAGTCCGGCCGCCCATTGCGTATTAAGCACGGTGTTGATCCAACCACCAAAGATCTGCACTTGGGTTACGGGGTGGTTTACCAGAAGCTGCGAGCTTTTCAAGAGCTGGGCCACACAGTGATTTTTCTGGTCGGTGATTTTACCGGTCGTTTTGGCGATCCGACCGACAAGGTACAAACCCGGCTATTGCGCGGTCAGGCTGACGTCGAAGTGGCGGCCCAGAGCTACATCAAGCAGATCGGGCGGGTGCTGGATATGTCGAAGACGGAAATCCGCCGCAACTCAGAATGGTATGACAAGATGTCGGCCGAAGAACTATTAAGACTGCAGTCAAAGTTCACCGTCGCTCGATTACTGGAGCGGGATATGTTTCAGCGCCGGATTAAAGAAAATAAGGAAATTGGCTATCACGAACCGGTCTACCCGATTTTGCAGGCCTATGATTCGGTTATGCTCCAATCTGACGTCACGGTAATCGGCACCGACCAGACTTTTAACGAATTACAGGCGCGAACGTTACAGCGGGATGCCGGCCAGGAACCCCAGGATATTATCGCCATGAAGCTGTTGGTCGGTACCGACGGGCATCGGAAAATGAGTCAGAGTTTGGGAAATTATATCGGATTAACCGAGGCGCCGGCCGAAATGTACGGCAAGGTGATGTCGATACCGGACGAGATTATCCCGCACTATTTTGAATTGGCCACCCGGATGCCATTGTCAAAAATTGAACTGATAAAAAAACAGCTCAAGGCCGGTGTCAACCCGCGCGACCTCAAAGCCAAGCTGGCGTCTGAAATTGTGGCGCTATACTATGACGCCAAAGCGGCCAAAGAAGCCGCGCTTGAATTTGACCACGTGTTCAAAGATCGACAAGCACCAACCGAAGTGCCGGCCATTACTGTGAAAGTTAAGAAGATATCCCTACCCGATTTGCTCGTCCAAGCCAAGACGGCCGCCAGCAAAGGCGAAGCGCGGCGCCTGCTGAAACAGCGCGGCGTGAAAGCTGATGGTGTAGTATTAACCGATTGGAAAAACCCCTGGCCGGTGAAGACGGGCACGGTGTTCCAGGTCGGCAAGCGGCGGTTTTTCAAGATTGGGTAG
- a CDS encoding DUF4931 domain-containing protein, which produces MLKEQKSEIRVNYIHNQTVIIAPGRSKRPHNFNPAVPHVVHKKDCPFCPEAIDAQKALVTVGRKPWQIKVLPNKYPIVSTDNPAVYGRQEVVIETPEHDVELAELDVDRITGILGVFAQRVRVLEKDKRINYILVFKNNGGKAGASIDHAHSQIFATEFLPPHVLGKLKRAEEYEIRRGVCYYCNLIKSEMKGPRWISSDTLTAAFTPYASSYNYEAWVFPRRHVDNITSLTKPELHSMAHTLKRILGRLNDINIPYNFYLHQVVHYKYEHLYLRVCPRRDTWAGLELGSRLIVNTVPPEEAAKFYRALPRKRRK; this is translated from the coding sequence ATGCTCAAAGAACAAAAATCAGAAATAAGAGTAAATTACATTCATAATCAGACGGTCATTATCGCGCCGGGCCGTTCCAAGCGTCCGCACAATTTCAATCCGGCCGTTCCGCACGTAGTTCATAAAAAAGACTGCCCCTTCTGTCCCGAGGCTATTGACGCTCAAAAGGCACTGGTCACGGTTGGCCGTAAACCTTGGCAAATAAAGGTGCTGCCCAACAAGTACCCGATTGTGTCGACTGATAACCCGGCCGTGTACGGCCGCCAGGAAGTCGTGATTGAGACTCCGGAACATGACGTCGAGTTAGCCGAATTGGATGTGGATCGCATCACCGGCATCCTGGGCGTCTTCGCCCAGCGTGTTCGTGTCCTGGAAAAAGACAAGCGGATAAACTATATCCTGGTATTCAAAAACAATGGCGGTAAAGCCGGCGCCTCGATTGATCATGCTCATTCCCAGATTTTTGCCACCGAGTTTCTGCCGCCCCACGTCCTAGGCAAGCTCAAACGAGCCGAGGAATACGAAATCCGGCGCGGCGTTTGTTATTATTGCAATCTGATCAAATCGGAGATGAAAGGTCCGCGCTGGATTAGCAGCGACACATTAACAGCTGCTTTTACACCCTACGCCTCTAGTTATAATTACGAAGCGTGGGTTTTCCCGCGCCGACATGTCGATAATATCACCAGCCTAACCAAGCCCGAACTGCACTCAATGGCGCATACTCTCAAACGAATCCTCGGACGGCTGAACGACATCAATATTCCCTACAACTTTTACCTGCACCAAGTGGTACATTACAAATACGAACACCTCTATCTGCGGGTTTGTCCGCGCCGAGATACCTGGGCCGGCCTGGAACTTGGCTCACGCCTGATCGTCAACACTGTCCCACCCGAAGAAGCGGCCAAGTTCTATCGGGCATTGCCGAGGAAACGACGAAAATAA
- a CDS encoding glycogen synthase: protein MTKSISVAFVASELTPIAKVGGLADVTGALPPALKELGVDIRVILPFYQTIDRAKYPVKLIAQKITVPLGESDEAVSVYEMPIPGTDVPIYLIENGAYLSHGDIYFERSAFASRFVEFQRFLFFVRSVPRVFKALNWQPDVIHCQDWQTAMLPSFMSIDNPDSTTPSLYTIHNIANQGVWIKSEVLNWLGLTEDQLPTFKVRPDKVNIMQQGIINGQLINTVSRTYAKEILTPEYGCGLEDDLRKRRHELSGIVNGVDQIRFNSATDPEIVKNFTVESLDDKAVNKQALQKSCGLAINPTAPLFGLVTRLTDQKGIELIAEVLPKHLAAGAQFVALGQGGEKYETMLRELAKNFPQSASVTIGFNAKLAQEIYASSDFFLMPSRFEPCGLGQLIAMRYGTIPIVRATGGLKDTVTDRQESKSAGNGYVFAEYTPAALEVAVSRAITLYHHDPAAWRHLQIMAMRFDSSWHKAAEEYLQLYRKLVQ from the coding sequence ATGACTAAATCTATCTCGGTTGCCTTCGTCGCCTCAGAACTCACCCCGATCGCCAAGGTCGGTGGTTTGGCCGACGTGACCGGAGCATTGCCGCCGGCATTAAAAGAATTAGGTGTTGATATTCGTGTTATTCTTCCCTTCTATCAAACCATCGATCGCGCCAAATATCCTGTCAAATTAATCGCCCAAAAAATAACCGTACCGCTAGGTGAATCGGATGAGGCCGTATCGGTATACGAGATGCCCATACCCGGAACTGACGTGCCGATATACCTAATTGAAAATGGGGCGTATCTCAGCCATGGGGATATATATTTTGAACGTTCGGCTTTTGCCAGCCGTTTTGTTGAGTTTCAGCGCTTCCTGTTCTTTGTTCGTTCGGTTCCGCGGGTATTCAAAGCGCTGAATTGGCAGCCCGACGTGATTCATTGTCAGGACTGGCAAACCGCCATGTTGCCCTCGTTTATGTCGATTGATAACCCGGACTCAACCACACCTTCGCTATATACCATCCACAATATTGCCAATCAGGGCGTCTGGATCAAGAGCGAAGTACTGAATTGGTTAGGCCTTACTGAAGATCAGCTGCCCACATTCAAAGTTAGACCGGACAAAGTCAACATCATGCAACAAGGCATTATCAACGGCCAACTGATCAATACGGTCAGCCGCACCTACGCCAAAGAAATATTAACCCCGGAATACGGCTGCGGGCTGGAAGACGATTTACGTAAGCGCCGCCACGAACTGTCCGGCATCGTCAACGGCGTTGACCAAATAAGATTCAATTCGGCCACTGATCCGGAGATTGTAAAAAACTTTACGGTCGAATCGCTGGACGATAAGGCAGTCAACAAACAAGCGCTGCAAAAGTCCTGCGGCTTGGCGATTAATCCTACGGCGCCTTTGTTCGGTTTGGTTACCAGACTGACCGACCAAAAAGGCATTGAATTGATCGCAGAGGTGTTGCCCAAACACCTGGCTGCCGGCGCTCAATTTGTCGCGTTGGGACAGGGCGGGGAAAAATACGAAACCATGTTGCGCGAACTGGCTAAAAACTTCCCCCAGTCTGCTTCGGTCACGATCGGTTTCAACGCTAAGCTGGCTCAGGAAATCTACGCCAGCAGCGATTTCTTTTTAATGCCGTCCCGGTTTGAGCCCTGCGGTTTAGGCCAGCTGATCGCTATGCGCTACGGTACCATACCAATTGTCCGGGCTACCGGCGGCCTGAAAGACACCGTTACCGATCGCCAGGAATCAAAATCAGCTGGCAACGGGTACGTCTTTGCCGAGTACACGCCAGCGGCGTTAGAAGTTGCCGTGAGTCGGGCTATTACCTTATACCACCACGATCCGGCAGCCTGGCGGCACTTGCAAATTATGGCCATGCGCTTCGACTCCTCGTGGCATAAGGCGGCGGAAGAATATTTACAGCTCTATCGAAAACTAGTACAGTAA
- a CDS encoding phosphotransferase: protein MFTALKKARILAARVEIRRVIKRYKLEVASVERNGPRFYVARCRYQGRVVVFKICLFTDRVDPRTNAGLRREIITLNYFHSMQDRFFAESTPGVLFSQSTGRTWYIREFLDGQTQNIQHSNFIFKPEFFAPHSIAWIVKFFGGLQQLSRRLPPKLRPLYAKHTLKTNLELIGWRKVPGLIGTADAAERVINFLKSYHKVFDNNQTVITHYEPYASHFFRRGSSDFYMIDWENVDCGTPAHDVSVIWHRAFMHPKWQKALWRAFLKATPYPKQFEELFKVEIVLQCIHNLDYFNRTTIPAERRVKRQAIAFYRRAISLVLDGQFNKLVK, encoded by the coding sequence ATGTTTACCGCACTGAAAAAAGCTCGGATTCTAGCCGCCCGTGTGGAAATCCGTCGCGTCATCAAACGTTATAAATTGGAAGTTGCCAGCGTCGAGCGCAATGGCCCGCGTTTTTATGTCGCCCGCTGTCGATATCAAGGCCGGGTGGTAGTATTCAAGATCTGCCTGTTCACCGATCGGGTCGACCCGCGCACCAATGCCGGCTTGCGGCGCGAGATTATCACACTAAATTATTTCCATTCCATGCAAGATAGGTTTTTCGCCGAATCAACACCCGGCGTGCTGTTTTCCCAATCAACCGGGCGCACTTGGTACATCCGCGAATTTTTGGATGGACAAACCCAAAACATCCAACACAGCAACTTCATTTTCAAACCGGAGTTCTTCGCGCCCCATTCGATCGCTTGGATCGTCAAGTTCTTTGGAGGATTGCAGCAGTTATCGCGCCGTCTGCCGCCAAAACTGCGTCCGCTTTACGCCAAACACACTCTCAAGACCAACCTGGAGTTAATCGGCTGGCGGAAGGTGCCGGGTCTAATTGGAACCGCTGACGCCGCCGAACGCGTGATAAATTTTCTCAAATCCTATCATAAGGTATTCGACAATAACCAAACCGTAATCACGCATTACGAACCCTACGCCAGTCATTTCTTTCGACGTGGCTCGAGCGACTTCTATATGATCGATTGGGAGAATGTCGATTGCGGCACGCCGGCGCATGATGTATCGGTTATTTGGCACCGGGCTTTTATGCACCCGAAGTGGCAAAAAGCTTTATGGAGGGCGTTTCTCAAGGCCACACCCTATCCCAAGCAATTCGAAGAGCTCTTCAAAGTTGAGATCGTCCTGCAGTGTATTCACAATTTGGATTATTTCAACCGGACCACTATCCCGGCTGAGCGCCGGGTCAAACGTCAGGCCATTGCGTTTTATCGCCGGGCGATAAGCTTGGTGTTGGACGGCCAATTTAATAAACTTGTTAAATAG